AAGCGGAGAACTTCTCTGTTGAACCCATGCGGGAGCAAATAAAAAAGGCTGTGAGGTTTGGTTTTCTCACAGCCTTTTGATTTACAAACTGAAATCAGGATTTATGCCCTGCGTTTTCTAATCAAAGCCAGTCCGCCAAACCCAAGCAGAACTAACGTCATCGGCTCCGGTACAACCTGACTCTGGTCTGCAAAAATAGTTATAGTCAAACCGTTGGCCGCATTATAATTATCTGTCAGATAATCTGATATGTCAGTACCGCCATCGAGTGAGACATCACTATCAAGACCGGCAACATTATCGCTGCCCCAGGATAACGAAACTCCATAGAGGTCGGACCAATCCGGATTGACTTCGACATTTGAAATGGCCACCCAGGCCTTACCATCCAGAGCGCCGAATCCTGTTCTTCCTTCCCAGTATTTACCACCGAAGCCGCCGCCGGAATCCATACCGCCGCTGATTTTTATAGACCAGTTGGTATCCGAGACATTCCAGTCGTAAAGCTCGACTGACCAGCTACCGCCGACGAGGTCAAACCTTGCTCTTGTCGGGGCGGTTGCAGAATCATAACGGTTCCAGCCACAGTCAACTATGGTACTGTTAAATAAGTAGGCACTGGTGTCCGTTAAAGTAATGCTTGCATCACCGCCGCTCCAAATCAAACTGCCGGTACCCGCATTATAATTGGCGCTAGCACCCGTTGTGTAATTGATTTGGACATTGTCAACGGGAGCGGCAAACGCAGACAAGGGAAGCAAAACCAAACACACAATCAATAGTACAACAAATCTTTTCATTTCACTCCTCCTAAAAAAAGTACGAACGTTTTATAACACTATCTTATTTTCTTCCGAATAAATAATGTACCGCCGACCAACAAGAGTAAACTTGCAGGTTCGGGTATTCCCGTGAACTTAATATTTGAAATGCCCGAATGGGCGAAGTCTCCCGTTACAAAATTATTTGCCGAGGCGGTTTTAAGTGAAAGGTCCATCTTGGGGCCGGTCATAACAAGCGTATCGCCATTGGAAAGCAAAATCCCTGATGCCACACCAATGCTTCCCGGTACAAAATCCAGAAACAACGTTTTGTCAAATCGTCCTTCTTCGCCGAGAGTTTCCTGGAAAAACCAGCGGTCTTCACCGGTGGCGAGGGGGTCTTCATACAAAGGAACAAGAGTAGCCTCGAGGATCTGTTTGGCTGAAGTGCCGATTCCGCCATACACCCAAGTCGTACCTTTTCTTATTCCTCCTGTGATTCTTACGGTAACGCTTCCCTCGAAATAACCGGCTGCCCGGGTGGTGGACGAAACGTCTCGTTCAAGGTTCGGTAGAAATTCAAGTTTACCCAGAATGCTGGCATAAGAACCTGTATAGTCAAAAACATATAAACTGGCCAAGCTAATTGTGTCCGGGTTAAAATCAATGTGACCTGCACCGTCCGCATATCGATACCAGGGTTCAGTCCCCATAAAACTCAAATCCATCTTGTCAACATGAAGAGTCGTAGCCGAGGAAGGAAAAGAGAAAAGAAGAACAAACACTACCCCCGCCAACAGATTTCGTACCGTTACTCCCTTTACGTTTCTCATCTCACGTCTCCTCCTTGCGTTTATCCAAACCCTTACAGCACGTTCGGAAACAAAGCCTCTTTTTGCCCAGCCACCGTTTTGAGTGGTCTTGTCTTCCAAGAGGGCAGACCGTGCCATAGCAAACGCGCCGCCTAACAAAACGTATACTCTCTTTACTCTTTCCTTTGCGGGGCCGTACTAACTGAGACCCTCTTCATAACTAATTTTGTGGTGGAGTGAAGGCATGCTTCTCTCTGTTCACCACCTCTTCCTTAACCACTATCCTAAATCAAAAGTAGCAGTAAAGTCAACAGAAAAAGGTAAAAAACATGCGTTTTTTTAAATTTTTCCATATTTTTATGTTACCTTGATTTTTGGTCTAAAAATCGGCATTACCAGTCTGCAAGGGCTCCCATATTGCCCTGTGCGAGCCACATATCGAACATATTTATCCTTCCGTCTTTATTTATATCACACAGGTCGTCATACATCGCAAAATATGCCTCATTCGTCGTATTGAGCGTTCCTCCCATTTTGCCTTGTATCAACCATGTATCGAAGAAATTAACGCGGCCATCATTATTAGCATCGCCCGAAAGTGGTGACCATGCCTTTTTTTGGCCAGGCCCATATGCAATTTGCATCAAGGGGTCGCCGATTACAACCTCAGCCCAGCTCAAAAAGGGGATGGCAGTAAACGCCGCTTCCGCAAAAGCAAGGTCGGCAAAGCCGTCGCCATCCTCGTCGGCCAGTAAATTGTACTGCAAGTAGAGATTATCAATAACGGCTTCGGATACAGGTTCAAAGGCGTGCCCAATTGCGCCTGTGCCTCCTATACTTATAAAATCCACGATTTTACCCTGTGCTACTGGACTCGTTGCCA
The genomic region above belongs to Phycisphaerae bacterium and contains:
- a CDS encoding PEP-CTERM sorting domain-containing protein; amino-acid sequence: MKRFVVLLIVCLVLLPLSAFAAPVDNVQINYTTGASANYNAGTGSLIWSGGDASITLTDTSAYLFNSTIVDCGWNRYDSATAPTRARFDLVGGSWSVELYDWNVSDTNWSIKISGGMDSGGGFGGKYWEGRTGFGALDGKAWVAISNVEVNPDWSDLYGVSLSWGSDNVAGLDSDVSLDGGTDISDYLTDNYNAANGLTITIFADQSQVVPEPMTLVLLGFGGLALIRKRRA
- a CDS encoding PEP-CTERM sorting domain-containing protein (PEP-CTERM proteins occur, often in large numbers, in the proteomes of bacteria that also encode an exosortase, a predicted intramembrane cysteine proteinase. The presence of a PEP-CTERM domain at a protein's C-terminus predicts cleavage within the sorting domain, followed by covalent anchoring to some some component of the (usually Gram-negative) cell surface. Many PEP-CTERM proteins exhibit an unusual sequence composition that includes large numbers of potential glycosylation sites. Expression of one such protein has been shown restore the ability of a bacterium to form floc, a type of biofilm.), which encodes MRNVKGVTVRNLLAGVVFVLLFSFPSSATTLHVDKMDLSFMGTEPWYRYADGAGHIDFNPDTISLASLYVFDYTGSYASILGKLEFLPNLERDVSSTTRAAGYFEGSVTVRITGGIRKGTTWVYGGIGTSAKQILEATLVPLYEDPLATGEDRWFFQETLGEEGRFDKTLFLDFVPGSIGVASGILLSNGDTLVMTGPKMDLSLKTASANNFVTGDFAHSGISNIKFTGIPEPASLLLLVGGTLFIRKKIR